The following is a genomic window from Candidatus Hydrogenedentota bacterium.
CCTGGGGCCTTCCGCGAACGCGTACACCGCCATGCTCCACGCGCAAAAAAACACGCACGCGGCCATGTAAACAAAGGAACGTTGCCCGGTGTAATCCGCTGTTCTTGTCATTGCGTAAAAAGTATAGCCCATGCGCCCGGCGCGGACAAGCAGACGAATAAAAGATCCGGTTTGACGGCTGTCAGAAAAATGACCTCTTGGGTTCTTGTGGCTTTGCCTCGACGATTTTCATACAAATAAGGAATAGGACCTGTTGTGCGGTCCATTCGGGGACTCAGCCGGTCAACAAACGTCCCAGCCGCTGGATAAATCCCGGTTTATGCACTTCGACGGGCTCCGCGCCCGACTCGAAGGGGCGCGAGGACGGAGGCGCAATCAGGCGCACGATGGCCACCGTAATATTGTCGGTGCCGCCCTCGTGAAGGGCGCGCCCGACCAGAACGCGGGCGGCGCTTTGCAGGTTTTCGCCCTGGAGGGCCTGTTCGATCTCGTCGTCCTTGATTAGGTTGGATAGTCCGTCGGAACAAATGAGAAAGGTGTCGCCCTGTTGGATGTGAAGGGAGAAGAGGTCCACCTTGACGGTTTCTTTGATGCCGACGGCGCGGGTAATGAGATTCTTGAGCGAGTGTGTGCGCGCTTCTTCCTGGCTAATGTAGCCGTTGCGCACCTGTTCGGCGACCAGGGAATGATCGTTGGTGACCTGGATGAGTGGATGTTTGGGCCGGGCAAGGTACACGCGGCTATCGCCCACCTGCGCGACGTACGCCCAGTCGCCATGCAGAACGACCACCGACAGCGTAGTCCCCATCCCATGTCGATCGGGATTTTGCTCCGCCTCGGA
Proteins encoded in this region:
- a CDS encoding Stp1/IreP family PP2C-type Ser/Thr phosphatase; translated protein: MIPVHLTQIGPSDQPNYEYHWKGETIEAHLLSDIGHKRKTNQDACLLCIPQDKSLADRRGVMFAVADGMGGANAGELASRLALESLVECYYLSPSLNLPERLRDTLEEASRRIFSEAEQNPDRHGMGTTLSVVVLHGDWAYVAQVGDSRVYLARPKHPLIQVTNDHSLVAEQVRNGYISQEEARTHSLKNLITRAVGIKETVKVDLFSLHIQQGDTFLICSDGLSNLIKDDEIEQALQGENLQSAARVLVGRALHEGGTDNITVAIVRLIAPPSSRPFESGAEPVEVHKPGFIQRLGRLLTG